In the Pleuronectes platessa chromosome 8, fPlePla1.1, whole genome shotgun sequence genome, one interval contains:
- the hdx gene encoding highly divergent homeobox isoform X1: MAAPFPSSSTMEVWPQGRLSQTMNLRSVFTPEQVRILERYYDGGMTNQSKACFQLILQCAQESKLDFSVVRTWVGNKRRKIASKVDQNGGMSYSLSSHGLAGGLLSNHTLAGGALSNHSMAAGALLPAEMAVARNIQNRMHLLPPSSSFPTFSSASSSPSSSSPLSSGSNNNNNNGVLLTGIYSVDSVPRPRPRPTAPPGQADPELSVHTSSTLINQFLQSRNSSASSPLHSKLLSLSQNLPSLKTASGPLVYTAFRKGTSTPGEAGVSAGVVPFIWTNEYGTAQTRPRSSSSQSQAQPQPRPHSNPQPQPPTPQKTLVSIPVKNSSPPEQTPRIKQVYTLSEKGEGDRLRSAPAYTERVQESHGCVPPPLDSCHNFSIAMETGDEADEWQREEELANMAAQTHIHREHTLGSPIRAEVTVVLEDLTPPKDSSRPTLLHSNTTPQGSYSVTAQTSFKGESSSQTSFSVSAAPWAISNSRKRTLQDRTQFSDGDLIQLKRYWDRGMTSLGSVCREKITAAANQLNVDTEIVKTWISNRRRKYRLMGIEIPPHKGGPAVFTTSSPGNESPLALSPDEERLRTHDLGDDLNDEGSICLSEDGTIDSQHRDEDDGTDQMSAAALTANNVKIEVPDDEEAAEEEEDDDVQLIASDLEQMQNLLEFKHEEVQFLEHELQNQKQKYLELAGFTKSLLSAVRNNDLERQQELMASLPQPSDQEWNTSVERGSQLAAESADAFANIDDFSAGVAKEEVPRVTMNEYCSTTEHTEPSASEEQMQEAVTEQK; encoded by the exons ATGGCTGCCCCATTCCCCTCCAGTAGCACAATGGAAGTGTGGCCACAGGGACGCCTGTCCCAGACA ATGAACCTGCGGTCAGTGTTCACGCCTGAACAGGTGAGGATCCTGGAACGTTACTATGACGGTGGgatgaccaatcagagcaaggCTTGCTTCCAGCTAATACTCCAATGTGCTCAGGAGTCCAAACTGGACTTCAGCGTGGTTCGG ACATGGGTTGGCAACAAAAGACGTAAGATTGCCTCCAAGGTAGACCAGAATGGAGGCATGTCGTATTCCTTATCCAGTCATGGACTTGCTGGGGGGCTACTCTCCAATCACACACTAGCTGGAGGTGCTCTGTCCAATCATAGCATGGCAGCAGGGGCGCTGCTTCCTGCTGAGATGGCTGTAGCAAGGAACATCCAGAATCGTATGCACCTTCTTCCTCCATCGTCGTCCTTTCCTACTTTCTCGTCagcatcctcctctccctcctcttcctcgcctctcagcagcggcagcaacaacaacaacaacaatggcgtCCTACTGACTGGTATTTACTCTGTGGACTCCGTCCCACGACCCCGACCAAGACCCACAGCCCCCCCGGGTCAGGCAGACCCTGAGCTTTCTGTGCACACATCCTCAACTCTGATCAACCAGTTCCTGCAGAGCAGGAACAGCTCCGCCTCCTCACCCCTCCACTCCAAGCTATTGTCCCTCTCTCAGAATCTCCCATCCCTCAAGACTGCTTCAGGTCCTTTAGTCTACACTGCCTTCAGGAAGGGAACTTCAACCCCCGGGGAAGCAGGGGTGAGTGCAGGAGTAGTACCTTTCATCTGGACTAACGAGTACGGTACAGCACAAACACGCCCCCGGTCTTCTTCCTCGCAATCCCAAGCTCAGCCTCAGCCCAGACCTCACTCCAACCCCCAGCCTCAACCCCCTACACCACAGAAGACACTGGTTTCCATCCCAGTCAAAAACTCTTCTCCCCCTGAACAGACACCTCGTATTAAGCAGGTCTACACTTTGTCAGAAAAAGGAGAGGGGGACCGACTTAGATCTGCACCAGCGTATACTGAAAGAGTTCAGGAGAGTCATGGGTGTGTGCCTCCCCCTCTTGACTCCTGTCATAACTTCTCCATCGCCATGGAGACTGGAGATGAAGCAGATGAGTGGCAAAGGGAGGAGGAATTGGCAAACATGGCCGCTCAGACACACATCCACAGGGAGCACACGTTAGGCAGCCCAATCAGGGCTGAGGTGACAGTGGTGTTAGAAGACCTCACCCCTCCTAAGGATAGCTCCAGGCCCACACTGCTTCACAGTAACACAACTCCTCAGGGCAGCTATTCCGTCACAGCACAGACCTCATTTAAAGGGGAATCCAGCTCACAG aCTTCATTCAGTGTGTCTGCTGCCCCCTGGGCAATCAGCAACTCAAGAAAAAGAACA ctgcagGATCGGACCCAGTTTAGTGATGGGGATCTCATCCAGCTGAAGCGCTATTGGGACCGAGGAATGACCAGCCTGGGCTCAGTCTGCAGGGAAAAGATCACTGCTGCAGCAAACCAACTCAATGTAGACACTGAAATAGTCAAG ACATGGATCAGTAACAGACGGAGGAAATACCGTCTGATGGGGATTGAAATTCCGCCACATAAAGGGGGCCCTGCTGTATTTACAACCTCATCCCCAGGTAACGAGTCTCCACTGGCCCTCAGCCCTGATGAGGAACGGCTAAGAACGCATGATCTCGGAGATGACTTGAATGATGAGGGATCTATCTGCCTCTCTGAAG ATGGAACCATCGACTCACAACAcagagatgaagatgatggaacAGATCAGATGTCCGCCGCTGCTTTAACGGCCAATAATGTG AAGATTGAAGTACCTGATGATgaggaagcagcagaagaagaagaagacgatgaTGTCCAATTAATAGCTTCCGACCTCGAGCAAATGCAGAACCTGCTGGAATTCAAG CACGAGGAAGTGCAGTTCTTAGAGCACGAGCTACAGAACCAAAAACAGAAATACCTTGAGCTTGCTGGCTTCACAAAGAGCCTCCTCAGCGCTGTGAGAAACAATGACCTGGAGAGACAGCAG gaACTCATGGCCAGTCTACCTCAGCCTTCAGACCAGGAGTGGAACACAAGCGTGGAGAGAGGATCCCAGCTTGCTGCAGAGTCGGCAGACGCATTCGCCAACATTGACGACTTCTCGGCAGGTGTAGCAAAGGAAGAAGTCCCGCGGGTCACCATGAACGAATACTGTTCGACAACGGAACATACTGAGCCCTCTGCATCAGAGGAGCAAATGCAGGAAGCAGTTACAGAACAAAAGTGA
- the hdx gene encoding highly divergent homeobox isoform X2, with amino-acid sequence MAAPFPSSSTMEVWPQGRLSQTMNLRSVFTPEQVRILERYYDGGMTNQSKACFQLILQCAQESKLDFSVVRTWVGNKRRKIASKVDQNGGMSYSLSSHGLAGGLLSNHTLAGGALSNHSMAAGALLPAEMAVARNIQNRMHLLPPSSSFPTFSSASSSPSSSSPLSSGSNNNNNNGVLLTGIYSVDSVPRPRPRPTAPPGQADPELSVHTSSTLINQFLQSRNSSASSPLHSKLLSLSQNLPSLKTASGPLVYTAFRKGTSTPGEAGVSAGVVPFIWTNEYGTAQTRPRSSSSQSQAQPQPRPHSNPQPQPPTPQKTLVSIPVKNSSPPEQTPRIKQVYTLSEKGEGDRLRSAPAYTERVQESHGCVPPPLDSCHNFSIAMETGDEADEWQREEELANMAAQTHIHREHTLGSPIRAEVTVVLEDLTPPKDSSRPTLLHSNTTPQGSYSVTAQTSFKGESSSQTSFSVSAAPWAISNSRKRTLQDRTQFSDGDLIQLKRYWDRGMTSLGSVCREKITAAANQLNVDTEIVKTWISNRRRKYRLMGIEIPPHKGGPAVFTTSSPGNESPLALSPDEERLRTHDLGDDLNDEGSICLSEDGTIDSQHRDEDDGTDQMSAAALTANNVIEVPDDEEAAEEEEDDDVQLIASDLEQMQNLLEFKHEEVQFLEHELQNQKQKYLELAGFTKSLLSAVRNNDLERQQELMASLPQPSDQEWNTSVERGSQLAAESADAFANIDDFSAGVAKEEVPRVTMNEYCSTTEHTEPSASEEQMQEAVTEQK; translated from the exons ATGGCTGCCCCATTCCCCTCCAGTAGCACAATGGAAGTGTGGCCACAGGGACGCCTGTCCCAGACA ATGAACCTGCGGTCAGTGTTCACGCCTGAACAGGTGAGGATCCTGGAACGTTACTATGACGGTGGgatgaccaatcagagcaaggCTTGCTTCCAGCTAATACTCCAATGTGCTCAGGAGTCCAAACTGGACTTCAGCGTGGTTCGG ACATGGGTTGGCAACAAAAGACGTAAGATTGCCTCCAAGGTAGACCAGAATGGAGGCATGTCGTATTCCTTATCCAGTCATGGACTTGCTGGGGGGCTACTCTCCAATCACACACTAGCTGGAGGTGCTCTGTCCAATCATAGCATGGCAGCAGGGGCGCTGCTTCCTGCTGAGATGGCTGTAGCAAGGAACATCCAGAATCGTATGCACCTTCTTCCTCCATCGTCGTCCTTTCCTACTTTCTCGTCagcatcctcctctccctcctcttcctcgcctctcagcagcggcagcaacaacaacaacaacaatggcgtCCTACTGACTGGTATTTACTCTGTGGACTCCGTCCCACGACCCCGACCAAGACCCACAGCCCCCCCGGGTCAGGCAGACCCTGAGCTTTCTGTGCACACATCCTCAACTCTGATCAACCAGTTCCTGCAGAGCAGGAACAGCTCCGCCTCCTCACCCCTCCACTCCAAGCTATTGTCCCTCTCTCAGAATCTCCCATCCCTCAAGACTGCTTCAGGTCCTTTAGTCTACACTGCCTTCAGGAAGGGAACTTCAACCCCCGGGGAAGCAGGGGTGAGTGCAGGAGTAGTACCTTTCATCTGGACTAACGAGTACGGTACAGCACAAACACGCCCCCGGTCTTCTTCCTCGCAATCCCAAGCTCAGCCTCAGCCCAGACCTCACTCCAACCCCCAGCCTCAACCCCCTACACCACAGAAGACACTGGTTTCCATCCCAGTCAAAAACTCTTCTCCCCCTGAACAGACACCTCGTATTAAGCAGGTCTACACTTTGTCAGAAAAAGGAGAGGGGGACCGACTTAGATCTGCACCAGCGTATACTGAAAGAGTTCAGGAGAGTCATGGGTGTGTGCCTCCCCCTCTTGACTCCTGTCATAACTTCTCCATCGCCATGGAGACTGGAGATGAAGCAGATGAGTGGCAAAGGGAGGAGGAATTGGCAAACATGGCCGCTCAGACACACATCCACAGGGAGCACACGTTAGGCAGCCCAATCAGGGCTGAGGTGACAGTGGTGTTAGAAGACCTCACCCCTCCTAAGGATAGCTCCAGGCCCACACTGCTTCACAGTAACACAACTCCTCAGGGCAGCTATTCCGTCACAGCACAGACCTCATTTAAAGGGGAATCCAGCTCACAG aCTTCATTCAGTGTGTCTGCTGCCCCCTGGGCAATCAGCAACTCAAGAAAAAGAACA ctgcagGATCGGACCCAGTTTAGTGATGGGGATCTCATCCAGCTGAAGCGCTATTGGGACCGAGGAATGACCAGCCTGGGCTCAGTCTGCAGGGAAAAGATCACTGCTGCAGCAAACCAACTCAATGTAGACACTGAAATAGTCAAG ACATGGATCAGTAACAGACGGAGGAAATACCGTCTGATGGGGATTGAAATTCCGCCACATAAAGGGGGCCCTGCTGTATTTACAACCTCATCCCCAGGTAACGAGTCTCCACTGGCCCTCAGCCCTGATGAGGAACGGCTAAGAACGCATGATCTCGGAGATGACTTGAATGATGAGGGATCTATCTGCCTCTCTGAAG ATGGAACCATCGACTCACAACAcagagatgaagatgatggaacAGATCAGATGTCCGCCGCTGCTTTAACGGCCAATAATGTG ATTGAAGTACCTGATGATgaggaagcagcagaagaagaagaagacgatgaTGTCCAATTAATAGCTTCCGACCTCGAGCAAATGCAGAACCTGCTGGAATTCAAG CACGAGGAAGTGCAGTTCTTAGAGCACGAGCTACAGAACCAAAAACAGAAATACCTTGAGCTTGCTGGCTTCACAAAGAGCCTCCTCAGCGCTGTGAGAAACAATGACCTGGAGAGACAGCAG gaACTCATGGCCAGTCTACCTCAGCCTTCAGACCAGGAGTGGAACACAAGCGTGGAGAGAGGATCCCAGCTTGCTGCAGAGTCGGCAGACGCATTCGCCAACATTGACGACTTCTCGGCAGGTGTAGCAAAGGAAGAAGTCCCGCGGGTCACCATGAACGAATACTGTTCGACAACGGAACATACTGAGCCCTCTGCATCAGAGGAGCAAATGCAGGAAGCAGTTACAGAACAAAAGTGA